A DNA window from Oryzias latipes chromosome 5, ASM223467v1 contains the following coding sequences:
- the znf831 gene encoding zinc finger protein 831 isoform X2, translating to METSKPTLASLPVHISSVATQAEKRMAVQAPLTALYIHPVPALPLQPYPQPPAATSRAAGAALHLAVPPLTPKDKLPFLTLHIASGLQPQPAQNPASPAAARPKSAGKHVCPHCGRDCMKPSVLEKHLRCHTGERPYPCTTCGVSFKTQSNLYKHKRTQAHARLSSESEHSSLDSSRETCTSSLSLDEREEESASMEKNISPPVTEISTPASSAQVSSVHIQGVSEHKEQNTKPEEKAKQKMPSIDPHLTRHLPLQRQEAMLLSERWERSVSKGKSQSHESTDSGFSESSDHYPSPRSSLTDHSMDSLSRSFKESMEETTSQTLLTSERGEQEPKATRREQEQKILEERISKLISENTAVVEDKQLAHVRPRKTVLSKQGSIDLPMPYTYKDSFHFDMKINASQKAGLLQKHNRAGLYGSVPTQSASSVDHARVTRSNSLPFSVTLLQPETGGPSPSHHSDYISLARRGSSGQINPTGLATKPVNQHSSTHRTLVRQTAVDCNHATDALLTSSAVEEACAGALSCDGDAAEVNSRKFRRKKAQKFAYNKWYMYGGGTFKKLYSAEQCGDSSPSKSRKCSTNPDNEALHCLQKSASVLATESVINFTDSKGTSIRLPLASSLDFSQQTSPLDSQPKRNVSWLPGTPPMNGSLVNPNTGAGRQMDAGPQLDSTSQLFAPQNPSDRKKQRTEVKTVLPMDVEGDPKSSTSAPDTRTVLLKNTNQENPELFRMRGALLVPSTGNSHAPLVGTSGATPIPSVVRSSFLPKYQLKLPNVSDSSTSQPVEEESKAMEDCSPNSAPAPNNKSSVAKSDSIVSFQSCDASRTLFSLPDRHAWPGTVTALCQASCLTNSSLCSLPAVHRQFAATTITTSCLKDYQRGLSCSLSHSLKSAAVSAASPLPLTPAPASLSSTAATHQTSAAVITAHLSPPPTHRPPSDSHGKLANFESNSPAAPYLLAPSAHAQPAPNIFHMHTADLQICLQIISDEQLALIEHQIERPADVGVPQRQKASGPNSVEGEARGLVAIENRNEEGNHKPHQKRGERLMTPHMETKSSQQSTISVKAGLDLTEQENTTQGSASAASPHKYNALKRITGIFAGSPTPASPTRGQSRGGQSLEEKQAFSLTYSAEKQLLWRVGESLAVTQSPSKQHENKGISLLNNSVNHNRMTGVVLGEENHHKPQNPGTPCLHETIKSSSEALGFASRLESGDRLSQGGRQLNPQRSVSSHQSSHTDQSSQRDANIHHLRLTDRSSPSLQLTAPGSEEAVNSEPHHKMLGQFSSPPSKTHLQGSTEGVLSTGIQHPTPGLGQEHSLEAGATEGELQTREHAGTPVELQDTDQRSVEGRRDMEEQGGRGVVAEDHRRGMWTGEVPGSGCRHVIGAQMQADDKRVQGNSFKIPQHLQQLSQAESGTQRPQQAPDKLSNLHFPASGVHTDLLNLPSLENSHLFTPQQNWASSTIHSQQTRVLYEPASSGNMIAKVNSSETQTVFARTEPDLQKSQSFSQKQLSLSRLPSQQGNTTVGHDNTAVSCQSHVSQVCRAAAGRTGEVQPAENSQSRSTLSACPLPGKTRDMTDMTPQDSSRESTSCGGVEGNSKHQSAFLTGLFHGLQAAECLSAVRPVQQSCQDTDTSSSDDEGKLIIEL from the exons ATGGAGACTAGCAAGCCGACATTGGCAAGTCTTCCAGTGCATATCAGCTCTGTCGCAACTCAGGCAGAGAAAAGGATGGCTGTCCAGGCTCCATTGACTGCACTGTACATACACCCAGTGCCTGCTTTGCCGCTGCAGCCTTACCCCCAGCCTCCTGCCGCTACAAGCAGGGCAGCGGGAGCAGCTCTCCATCTGGCTGTGCCACCACTCACCCCTAAAGACAAACTTCCCTTTTTGACTCTGCACATTGCCAGTGGGCTGCAGCCTCAGCCTGCACAAAATCCTGCTTCTCCTGCTGCAGCCAGACCCAAATCGGCAGGAAAGCATGTGTGCCCCCACTGCGGACGGGACTGCATGAAACCCAGCGTCTTGGAGAAGCACCTCCGTTGCCACACGGGGGAGCGACCTTACCCCTGTACCACCTGTGGAGTTTCTTTTAAGACTCAGAGCAACCTGTACAAACACAAACGAACCCAGGCCCATGCCCGGCTCTCCTCTGAGTCAGAGCACAGCAGCTTGGACAGCTCCAGAGAGACTTGCACCTCCAGTTTGTCTCTCGATGAGCGTGAAGAAGAGTCAGCCAGCATGGAGAAAAACATCTCTCCCCCTGTGACTGAGATCTCCACCCCAGCAAGTAGCGCTCAGGTTAGCTCTGTACACATCCAAGGTGTAAGTGAACACaaagaacaaaatacaaaacctgAGGAAAAGGCTAAGCAAAAGATGCCAAGTATAGATCCACACCTGACCAGACATCTTCCCCTTCAGAGACAAGAGGCCATGCTGCTTTCTGAGCGCTGGGAGCGCTCGGTCTCGAAGGGCAAATCCCAGAGTCATGAGAGCACAGACTCTGGCTTCAGTGAGAGCAGCGATCACTATCCAAGCCCGAGGAGTAGTTTAACAGACCACAGCATGGACTCCCTCAGCAGGTCTTTCAAGGAGAGCATGGAGGAAACCACTAGCCAAACACTGCTGACTTCAGAAAGAGGAGAACAGGAGCCTAAAGCTACAAGAAGAGAGCAGGAGCAAAAGATTCTAGAGGAGCGGATTTCCAAGCTGATCTCTGAGAACACAGCTGTTGTGGAGGACAAACAGCTAGCGCATGTGAGGCCCAGGAAGACAGTTTTGTCCAAGCAGGGCAGCATTGACCTCCCCATGCCGTACACCTACAAGGACTCTTTCCACTTTGATATGAAGATTAATGCGTCTCAGAAAGCTGggcttttacaaaaacacaacagggcCGGATTGTATGGTTCTGTTCCCACTCAGAGTGCCTCCTCTGTGGATCATGCCCGCGTAACACGCAGCAACTCCCTGCCTTTCAGCGTTACCCTCCTGCAGCCGGAGACAGGCGGTCCGTCCCCCTCCCATCACAGTGATTACATAAGTCTCGCTCGCAGGGGAAGCTCTGGCCAGATCAATCCAACAGGTTTGGCAACAAAGCCTGTGAACCAGCACTCATCCACCCACCGCACACTAGTCCGGCAAACAGCCGTAGACTGCAACCACGCAACAGACGCTCTCCTCACAAGTTCAGCTGTGGAGGAGGCGTGCGCCGGCGCCCTCAGCTGCGATGGAGATGCTGCTGAGGTAAACAGCAGAAAGTTCCGGAGGAAGAAAGCACAGAAGTTCGCATATAACAAGTGGTACATGTACGGAGgaggaacatttaaaaagctctacagtGCAGAGCAATGTGGAGATAGCAGTCCTtcaaaaagcaggaagtgctcCACAAACCCAGACAACGAAGCTCTCCACTGTTTACAGAAAAGCGCGTCTGTGTTGGCAACAGAATCTGTGATAAACTTCACAGACAGCAAGGGAACCTCCATTAGGCTTCCGCTGGCTTCCTCTTTGGATTTTAGTCAACAAACAAGTCCACTAGATTCTCAACCCAAGAGAAACGTGTCGTGGTTACCAGGGACACCACCAATGAATGGATCTTTGGTCAACCCAAACACAGGAGCTGGGAGGCAGATGGATGCTGGACCACAACTTGACTCCACATCACAACTCTTTGCTCCCCAAAACCCCTCTGACAGGAAGAAGCAAAGAACagaagtaaaaacagttttacccATGGATGTGGAGGGTGACCCCAAAAGCAGCACCTCTGCCCCGGACACCAGAACAGTTCTTCTGAAAAACACCAATCAAGAAAACCCAGAACTTTTTAGGATGAGGGGAGCTCTCCTGGTGCCATCTACGGGCAATTCTCACGCACCGCTGGTGGGAACCTCAGGAGCCACACCCATCCCGTCTGTTGTAAGAAGCAGCTTCCTGCCCAAGTACCAACTCAAGTTACCCAACGTTTCTGATTCCAGTACCTCACAGCCAGTGGAGGAGGAATCCAAAGCAATGGAGGACTGCAGTCCCAATTCTGCTCCGGCGCCAAATAACAAATCCTCAGTTGCAAAGAGCGACAGTATTGTTTCATTTCAAAGCTGTGATGCCAGCAGAACACTCTTCTCTTTACCAGACCGGCATGCCTGGCCTGGCACAGTTACAGCTCTCTGTCAGGCTTCATGTCTCACAAACAGTTCACTGTGCAGCCTGCCTGCTGTGCACAGGCAGTTTGCAGCGACCACGATAACCACGAGCTGTCTCAAGGATTATCAAAGAGGATTGAGCTGCAGTTTGAGTCATTCTTTGAAATCTGCTGCGGTGTCTGCAGCGTCACCCTTACCTCTCACACCTGCACCTGCAAGCTTGTCTTCTACCGCAGCCACCCATCAAACGTCAGCAGCTGTCATCACAGCTCATCTCAGTCCTCCACCAACTCACAGACCACCATCTGACAGCCATGGCAAGCTGGCAAACTTTGAATCAAACTCTCCAGCTGCGCCCTATCTCTTAGCACCTTCTGCCCACGCCCAGCCAGCTCCGAACATATTTCACATGCACACAGCAGACCTGCAGATCTGTCTTCAAATCATCTCTGACGAGCAGCTGGCTCTCATTGAACACCAAATTGAGCGTCCAGCAGATGTTGGTGTGCCACAAAGGCAAAAAGCTTCCGGGCCAAACTCTGTTGAGGGTGAAGCTCGAGGCCTTGTCGCAatagaaaacagaaatgaagaggGGAACCACAAACCCCATCAAAAGAGAGGAGAACGCTTGATGACACCTCACATGGAGACAAAATCATCTCAACAGTCAACCATATCTGTAAAAGCAGGCCTGGACCTGACGGAGCAGGAGAACACCACTCAGGGTTCAGCTTCGGCAGCATCTCCACACAAATACAATGCTTTGAAGAGAATCACAGGGATCTTTGCTGGCTCACCAACTCCTGCTTCACCCACAAGAGGACAGTCAAGAGGCGGCCAAAGCTTAGAGGAAAAACAAGCCTTTTCTTTGACATATTCTgctgaaaagcagcttttatggAGGGTTGGTGAAAGCCTTGCAGTCACACAAAGTCCTTCAAAACAACATGAGAACAAAGGGATTTCTCTTCTTAACAACTCTGTGAACCACAACAGAATGACAGGGGTAGTTCTGGGGGAGGAAAACCATCACAAACCTCAAAATCCAGGAACCCCATGTCTCCATGAAACAATAAAATCCAGCAGTGAAGCTTTGGGCTTTGCAAGCAGGTTAGAAAGTGGAGATCGCCTCAGTCAGGGTGGAAGACAGCTAAACCCTCAGAGGTCTGTCAGCAGCCATCAGTCATCACACACAGATCAGAGTTCACAGAGGGATGCAAACATCCATCACCTCAGACTGACAGACAGATCCTCACCTtcactgcagctcactgctccaggATCAGAAGAGGCAGTCAATTCTGAGCCGCATCATAAAATGTTGGGTCAGTTTTCCTCTCCGCCTTCTAAAACTCACCTGCAGGGATCCACAGAGGGTGTTTTGAGCACAGGCATCCAGCACCCAACACCAG GGCTTGGTCAAGAACATTCGCTGGAGGCTGGAGCAACTGAGGGAGAGCTGCAGACACGGGAACATGCAGGAACTCCTGTGGAGCTGCAAGACACGGACCAGAGATCAGTGGAGGGCCGGCGGGACATGGAGGAGCAGGGTGGTCGGGGGGTGGTTGCAGAGGACCACCGCAGAGGAATGTGGACGGGGGAGGTACCAGGGTCTGGATGCAGACATGTGATTGGAGCACAGATGCAG GCAGATGACAAAAGGGTCCAGGGGAACTCCTTTAAAATCCCCCAGCATCTTCAGCAACTATCCCAGGCAGAGTCCGGAACACAGCGTCCTCAGCAAGCTCCAGACAAACTGAGTAACCTCCACTTTCCTGCCAGTGGTGTTCACACAGATCTTTTGAACCTGCCATCGTTGGAAAACAGCCATTTGTTTACACCCCAGCAGAACTGGGCAAGCAGCACCATCCACAGCCAACAAACACGGGTCTTATATGAACCAGCTTCAAGTGGAAATATGATAGCCAAGGTTAATtcatcagaaacacaaactgtttttgcaagaactgaaccagaccttcaaaaaagtcaaagtttctcACAGAAGCAGCTCTCTCTCAGCAGACTCCCCTCTCAGCAAGGAAATACCACTGTGGGTCATGACAACACTGCTGTGAGCTGTCAGTCACAT GTTTCTCAagtctgcagagctgctgctgggcGAACAGGAGAGGTCCAGCCTGCAGAAAACAGCCAGAGTCGATCAACACTCTCTGCATGTCCACTGCCTGGAAAGACCCGGGACATGACAGACATGACACCACAGGACAGCAGCAGGGAGAGCACAAGCTGTGGTGGAGTGGAAGGCAACAGCAAACATCAGTCTGCCTTCCTGACTGGGCTATTTCATGGCCTTCAGGCAGCTGAGTGTCTGAGCGCAGTGAGGCCTGTGCAGCAGAGCTGTCAGGACACAGACACCAGCAGCAGTGATGATGAAGGAAAGCTCATCATTGAGCTGtag
- the znf831 gene encoding zinc finger protein 831 isoform X3: METSKPTLASLPVHISSVATQAEKRMAVQAPLTALYIHPVPALPLQPYPQPPAATSRAAGAALHLAVPPLTPKDKLPFLTLHIASGLQPQPAQNPASPAAARPKSAGKHVCPHCGRDCMKPSVLEKHLRCHTGERPYPCTTCGVSFKTQSNLYKHKRTQAHARLSSESEHSSLDSSRETCTSSLSLDEREEESASMEKNISPPVTEISTPASSAQVSSVHIQGVSEHKEQNTKPEEKAKQKMPSIDPHLTRHLPLQRQEAMLLSERWERSVSKGKSQSHESTDSGFSESSDHYPSPRSSLTDHSMDSLSRSFKESMEETTSQTLLTSERGEQEPKATRREQEQKILEERISKLISENTAVVEDKQLAHVRPRKTVLSKQGSIDLPMPYTYKDSFHFDMKINASQKAGLLQKHNRAGLYGSVPTQSASSVDHARVTRSNSLPFSVTLLQPETGGPSPSHHSDYISLARRGSSGQINPTGLATKPVNQHSSTHRTLVRQTAVDCNHATDALLTSSAVEEACAGALSCDGDAAEVNSRKFRRKKAQKFAYNKWYMYGGGTFKKLYSAEQCGDSSPSKSRKCSTNPDNEALHCLQKSASVLATESVINFTDSKGTSIRLPLASSLDFSQQTSPLDSQPKRNVSWLPGTPPMNGSLVNPNTGAGRQMDAGPQLDSTSQLFAPQNPSDRKKQRTEVKTVLPMDVEGDPKSSTSAPDTRTVLLKNTNQENPELFRMRGALLVPSTGNSHAPLVGTSGATPIPSVVRSSFLPKYQLKLPNVSDSSTSQPVEEESKAMEDCSPNSAPAPNNKSSVAKSDSIVSFQSCDASRTLFSLPDRHAWPGTVTALCQASCLTNSSLCSLPAVHRQFAATTITTSCLKDYQRGLSCSLSHSLKSAAVSAASPLPLTPAPASLSSTAATHQTSAAVITAHLSPPPTHRPPSDSHGKLANFESNSPAAPYLLAPSAHAQPAPNIFHMHTADLQICLQIISDEQLALIEHQIERPADVGVPQRQKASGPNSVEGEARGLVAIENRNEEGNHKPHQKRGERLMTPHMETKSSQQSTISVKAGLDLTEQENTTQGSASAASPHKYNALKRITGIFAGSPTPASPTRGQSRGGQSLEEKQAFSLTYSAEKQLLWRVGESLAVTQSPSKQHENKGISLLNNSVNHNRMTGVVLGEENHHKPQNPGTPCLHETIKSSSEALGFASRLESGDRLSQGGRQLNPQRSVSSHQSSHTDQSSQRDANIHHLRLTDRSSPSLQLTAPGSEEAVNSEPHHKMLGQFSSPPSKTHLQGSTEGVLSTGIQHPTPGLGQEHSLEAGATEGELQTREHAGTPVELQDTDQRSVEGRRDMEEQGGRGVVAEDHRRGMWTGEVPGSGCRHVIGAQMQADDKRVQGNSFKIPQHLQQLSQAESGTQRPQQAPDKLSNLHFPASGVHTDLLNLPSLENSHLFTPQQNWASSTIHSQQTRVLYEPASSGNMIAKTPLSARKYHCGS, translated from the exons ATGGAGACTAGCAAGCCGACATTGGCAAGTCTTCCAGTGCATATCAGCTCTGTCGCAACTCAGGCAGAGAAAAGGATGGCTGTCCAGGCTCCATTGACTGCACTGTACATACACCCAGTGCCTGCTTTGCCGCTGCAGCCTTACCCCCAGCCTCCTGCCGCTACAAGCAGGGCAGCGGGAGCAGCTCTCCATCTGGCTGTGCCACCACTCACCCCTAAAGACAAACTTCCCTTTTTGACTCTGCACATTGCCAGTGGGCTGCAGCCTCAGCCTGCACAAAATCCTGCTTCTCCTGCTGCAGCCAGACCCAAATCGGCAGGAAAGCATGTGTGCCCCCACTGCGGACGGGACTGCATGAAACCCAGCGTCTTGGAGAAGCACCTCCGTTGCCACACGGGGGAGCGACCTTACCCCTGTACCACCTGTGGAGTTTCTTTTAAGACTCAGAGCAACCTGTACAAACACAAACGAACCCAGGCCCATGCCCGGCTCTCCTCTGAGTCAGAGCACAGCAGCTTGGACAGCTCCAGAGAGACTTGCACCTCCAGTTTGTCTCTCGATGAGCGTGAAGAAGAGTCAGCCAGCATGGAGAAAAACATCTCTCCCCCTGTGACTGAGATCTCCACCCCAGCAAGTAGCGCTCAGGTTAGCTCTGTACACATCCAAGGTGTAAGTGAACACaaagaacaaaatacaaaacctgAGGAAAAGGCTAAGCAAAAGATGCCAAGTATAGATCCACACCTGACCAGACATCTTCCCCTTCAGAGACAAGAGGCCATGCTGCTTTCTGAGCGCTGGGAGCGCTCGGTCTCGAAGGGCAAATCCCAGAGTCATGAGAGCACAGACTCTGGCTTCAGTGAGAGCAGCGATCACTATCCAAGCCCGAGGAGTAGTTTAACAGACCACAGCATGGACTCCCTCAGCAGGTCTTTCAAGGAGAGCATGGAGGAAACCACTAGCCAAACACTGCTGACTTCAGAAAGAGGAGAACAGGAGCCTAAAGCTACAAGAAGAGAGCAGGAGCAAAAGATTCTAGAGGAGCGGATTTCCAAGCTGATCTCTGAGAACACAGCTGTTGTGGAGGACAAACAGCTAGCGCATGTGAGGCCCAGGAAGACAGTTTTGTCCAAGCAGGGCAGCATTGACCTCCCCATGCCGTACACCTACAAGGACTCTTTCCACTTTGATATGAAGATTAATGCGTCTCAGAAAGCTGggcttttacaaaaacacaacagggcCGGATTGTATGGTTCTGTTCCCACTCAGAGTGCCTCCTCTGTGGATCATGCCCGCGTAACACGCAGCAACTCCCTGCCTTTCAGCGTTACCCTCCTGCAGCCGGAGACAGGCGGTCCGTCCCCCTCCCATCACAGTGATTACATAAGTCTCGCTCGCAGGGGAAGCTCTGGCCAGATCAATCCAACAGGTTTGGCAACAAAGCCTGTGAACCAGCACTCATCCACCCACCGCACACTAGTCCGGCAAACAGCCGTAGACTGCAACCACGCAACAGACGCTCTCCTCACAAGTTCAGCTGTGGAGGAGGCGTGCGCCGGCGCCCTCAGCTGCGATGGAGATGCTGCTGAGGTAAACAGCAGAAAGTTCCGGAGGAAGAAAGCACAGAAGTTCGCATATAACAAGTGGTACATGTACGGAGgaggaacatttaaaaagctctacagtGCAGAGCAATGTGGAGATAGCAGTCCTtcaaaaagcaggaagtgctcCACAAACCCAGACAACGAAGCTCTCCACTGTTTACAGAAAAGCGCGTCTGTGTTGGCAACAGAATCTGTGATAAACTTCACAGACAGCAAGGGAACCTCCATTAGGCTTCCGCTGGCTTCCTCTTTGGATTTTAGTCAACAAACAAGTCCACTAGATTCTCAACCCAAGAGAAACGTGTCGTGGTTACCAGGGACACCACCAATGAATGGATCTTTGGTCAACCCAAACACAGGAGCTGGGAGGCAGATGGATGCTGGACCACAACTTGACTCCACATCACAACTCTTTGCTCCCCAAAACCCCTCTGACAGGAAGAAGCAAAGAACagaagtaaaaacagttttacccATGGATGTGGAGGGTGACCCCAAAAGCAGCACCTCTGCCCCGGACACCAGAACAGTTCTTCTGAAAAACACCAATCAAGAAAACCCAGAACTTTTTAGGATGAGGGGAGCTCTCCTGGTGCCATCTACGGGCAATTCTCACGCACCGCTGGTGGGAACCTCAGGAGCCACACCCATCCCGTCTGTTGTAAGAAGCAGCTTCCTGCCCAAGTACCAACTCAAGTTACCCAACGTTTCTGATTCCAGTACCTCACAGCCAGTGGAGGAGGAATCCAAAGCAATGGAGGACTGCAGTCCCAATTCTGCTCCGGCGCCAAATAACAAATCCTCAGTTGCAAAGAGCGACAGTATTGTTTCATTTCAAAGCTGTGATGCCAGCAGAACACTCTTCTCTTTACCAGACCGGCATGCCTGGCCTGGCACAGTTACAGCTCTCTGTCAGGCTTCATGTCTCACAAACAGTTCACTGTGCAGCCTGCCTGCTGTGCACAGGCAGTTTGCAGCGACCACGATAACCACGAGCTGTCTCAAGGATTATCAAAGAGGATTGAGCTGCAGTTTGAGTCATTCTTTGAAATCTGCTGCGGTGTCTGCAGCGTCACCCTTACCTCTCACACCTGCACCTGCAAGCTTGTCTTCTACCGCAGCCACCCATCAAACGTCAGCAGCTGTCATCACAGCTCATCTCAGTCCTCCACCAACTCACAGACCACCATCTGACAGCCATGGCAAGCTGGCAAACTTTGAATCAAACTCTCCAGCTGCGCCCTATCTCTTAGCACCTTCTGCCCACGCCCAGCCAGCTCCGAACATATTTCACATGCACACAGCAGACCTGCAGATCTGTCTTCAAATCATCTCTGACGAGCAGCTGGCTCTCATTGAACACCAAATTGAGCGTCCAGCAGATGTTGGTGTGCCACAAAGGCAAAAAGCTTCCGGGCCAAACTCTGTTGAGGGTGAAGCTCGAGGCCTTGTCGCAatagaaaacagaaatgaagaggGGAACCACAAACCCCATCAAAAGAGAGGAGAACGCTTGATGACACCTCACATGGAGACAAAATCATCTCAACAGTCAACCATATCTGTAAAAGCAGGCCTGGACCTGACGGAGCAGGAGAACACCACTCAGGGTTCAGCTTCGGCAGCATCTCCACACAAATACAATGCTTTGAAGAGAATCACAGGGATCTTTGCTGGCTCACCAACTCCTGCTTCACCCACAAGAGGACAGTCAAGAGGCGGCCAAAGCTTAGAGGAAAAACAAGCCTTTTCTTTGACATATTCTgctgaaaagcagcttttatggAGGGTTGGTGAAAGCCTTGCAGTCACACAAAGTCCTTCAAAACAACATGAGAACAAAGGGATTTCTCTTCTTAACAACTCTGTGAACCACAACAGAATGACAGGGGTAGTTCTGGGGGAGGAAAACCATCACAAACCTCAAAATCCAGGAACCCCATGTCTCCATGAAACAATAAAATCCAGCAGTGAAGCTTTGGGCTTTGCAAGCAGGTTAGAAAGTGGAGATCGCCTCAGTCAGGGTGGAAGACAGCTAAACCCTCAGAGGTCTGTCAGCAGCCATCAGTCATCACACACAGATCAGAGTTCACAGAGGGATGCAAACATCCATCACCTCAGACTGACAGACAGATCCTCACCTtcactgcagctcactgctccaggATCAGAAGAGGCAGTCAATTCTGAGCCGCATCATAAAATGTTGGGTCAGTTTTCCTCTCCGCCTTCTAAAACTCACCTGCAGGGATCCACAGAGGGTGTTTTGAGCACAGGCATCCAGCACCCAACACCAG GGCTTGGTCAAGAACATTCGCTGGAGGCTGGAGCAACTGAGGGAGAGCTGCAGACACGGGAACATGCAGGAACTCCTGTGGAGCTGCAAGACACGGACCAGAGATCAGTGGAGGGCCGGCGGGACATGGAGGAGCAGGGTGGTCGGGGGGTGGTTGCAGAGGACCACCGCAGAGGAATGTGGACGGGGGAGGTACCAGGGTCTGGATGCAGACATGTGATTGGAGCACAGATGCAG GCAGATGACAAAAGGGTCCAGGGGAACTCCTTTAAAATCCCCCAGCATCTTCAGCAACTATCCCAGGCAGAGTCCGGAACACAGCGTCCTCAGCAAGCTCCAGACAAACTGAGTAACCTCCACTTTCCTGCCAGTGGTGTTCACACAGATCTTTTGAACCTGCCATCGTTGGAAAACAGCCATTTGTTTACACCCCAGCAGAACTGGGCAAGCAGCACCATCCACAGCCAACAAACACGGGTCTTATATGAACCAGCTTCAAGTGGAAATATGATAGCCAAG ACTCCCCTCTCAGCAAGGAAATACCACTGTGGGTCATGA